The Methylomarinum sp. Ch1-1 genome contains the following window.
ATTCCTGGTATTCCGATGAATATGTCGGCTTATCGAGCATCATCTTTGCGACCGTTTTGTCGTTGTCCAATATCGGCATAGGGCTATACCGGCGCTCCATCAGTTGGAATGACTATAAGCTGTTGTCCCGCGTCGGCATCAGTTTCACGGTCGCGGCCATCGCCTTGATCATTGTTTATTATGCGATACCGGCATTTACCATTGCCCGCAGTGTATTGGTTTATGCGCTGGCTTTCAGTTTTGTCGGCATGTTGGCGCTTAGATATTTGTTTTACCGCTATGTAAAAGTAAACAAATTACAAAAAAAGATATTGGTCATCGGCGCCGGCCAGAAGGCGAAAAAACTGATTAACAGCAATGATCATTATTTGCATAAGGGTTTCCAGGTCTGTGGCTGCATGGCGTTGGAAGGCGCCGATAAAGCCGTTGATGGGGTCGATATCTTGACGCAGCCCAGCGAATTACTGCCCTTTGTCCGGGAAACGGGTGTCGATGAAATCGTCGTTGCGATCGACGACAGACGCAGCCGGTTGCCGATGGATGAGTTGCTCGATTGCAAGGTTTATGGGGTCGATGTGGTTGATTTGCTGACATTTTACGAGCGAGAAAAGGCCATTATCGATCTGGAGAATCTTTACCCTAGCTGGTTCATTTTTTCCGACGGCTTTGCCGGTGGCGATTTCAGGGCTATGCAGAAACGACTGGTGGATATACTCGCCAGCCTGTTTTTATTGGCGGTCAGTTGGCCTTTCATGCTGGCGGTGGCGATCGCGATAATGCTGGAAAGCCGTTTTAAGGGGCCGATACTCTATCGCCAGACCAGGGTGGGCGAATTGAATGAGAATTTTGAGGTGATGAAGTTTCGCAGCATGCGCACCGACGCGGAAATGAATGGCGCCCGCATGGCCAGCGAGAATGATGATCGCGTCACCAAGGTCGGTGCGGTGATCAGAAAATACCGCCTGGATGAGTTGCCGCAGATCTGGAATGTGTTGCGCGGCGATATGAGTTTCGTCGGCCCGCGTCCGGAGCGTCCCCAGTTTGTCGATCAGTTTGCCGAAAGCATCCCTTATTATCGTAAGAGACACCGGGTCAAACCGGGGATTACCGGTTGGGCGCAATTATGTTATCCCTATGGCGCCAATGAATACGATGCCATTCAGAAATTGCAATACGACCTGTATTACGTCAAGAATTACAGCCTATTTTTGGACTTGATCATCATCATTCATACCGTCGAGGTGATCCTATGGGGCAAGGGCGCTCGGTGATCAGGGTTGTTTTCCCCGTACTTTAGGCCATTCGACGAAGGCGAAGGCCCACAGCATGATGATGTTGACCACCGGAATCAACAGAACGAGGGTCCAAAGTTTGTTGAGTCCGGCTTTTTCCAGAATAATGCTGCATAGCCATAAGACTAAGAGGGCGAATGCGGCGACCAATAAATAAAAAAATTCCATAATTCGTCACCTCAATCGAGTTTCTGGTTGGGCCAGGGCGTGAAGGCAAGTTGCAGGCAGATTAGCAATAAACCGATGCCGGGTAGGAAGACCAGGCCAGCCCACCAGGGGTTCAGACCGGCGCGGTTATAGATTACGATCGCAGGAACCACAATCATCAGTCCCACAATGACTATGCGCAGCATTTCGGTGAAGAGAAACATATCGAGTCCCGTTTTTTTTGTTTGCTGGATACAGCAAATAGTAATCGTTGCAAACGATAAGGGCAATGTTTTTAGATGAAATGCGGCAGTAGTTCGTAGGGTAGTTTCGCGTAGGGTGGCTTCGCGTAGGGTGGCTTCGCGTAGGGTGGCTTCGCGTAGGGCGGCTTCGCGTAGGGCGGCTTCGCGTAGGGCGGCTTCGCGTAGGGCGGCTTCGCGTAGGGTGGCTTCGCGAAGCAAGCCACCAAAACACGCCACCGGGGCGAAAATTGACCATTGTGCATATCCAGGCGGATTGCCTGACGGCGAATCCACCCTACGGTGGGTCCCCGACGGTTGCGATGCGTAGGGCGGCTTCGCGAAGCAAGCCACCAAACCACCAAAACCCGCGCCGGGGCCAAAAATGGTCGTTGTGCGGTATCCAGGCGGATTGCCTGACGGCGAATCCACCCTACGGTGGGTCCCCCACGGTTGCGATGCGTAGGGTGGCTTCGCGAAGCAAGCCACCAAACCACCAAACCCCGCGCAGGGGGCGAAATTGACCGTTGTGCGATGTTGACCCTCGTTCCCACGCGCCTGCGTGGGAATGCATACCGGGCTTAATGTGGCAAAGTATGGGTTCCCACGGAGGACCGTGGGAACCAGGAAAATTGGCCGTTGTGCGATGTTTTCGGTGCATAAAATGCACCCTACGCCGGCGGTATTCGGTCGCGATGCGTTTGGTTGGCGTTCCCACGGAGAACCGCTCATCGTTATACACATCTTTATGTTATCCATGTCATTCCGGCAGGGATTGCCGGAATCCAGGCTACATGGATGTATTTGGGCTGTCATCCTTGACCCTGGATACCCGCATCCCAGCGGGTATGACGAGACTTATGTATAACGATGAGCGCTCCTGCGTGGGAATGCATACCGGGCTTAAGGTGGCAAAGTATGGGTTCCCACGGAGGACCGTGGGAACCAGGAAACCCTGAAAGATACTGAATAGTTACGGTTAATAAACGTCTCTGACGTAACGTTTGTCTTTTTTCAGCTGATTGACATAATCGGCGGCTTCGGCCTCGGATAGCTTGCCGTGTTCGGCGATGATGTCGTGCAGGGCCTTGTCGACGTCCTTGGCCATGCGGTAGGCGTCGCCGCATACGAAGAAATAGCCGCCTTGTTCCAGCCAGGCGAAA
Protein-coding sequences here:
- a CDS encoding TIGR03013 family XrtA/PEP-CTERM system glycosyltransferase, which translates into the protein MIRIFRHYISGVYLGLFLLEYALFFLSMRYGHDFRFMYTDSWYSDEYVGLSSIIFATVLSLSNIGIGLYRRSISWNDYKLLSRVGISFTVAAIALIIVYYAIPAFTIARSVLVYALAFSFVGMLALRYLFYRYVKVNKLQKKILVIGAGQKAKKLINSNDHYLHKGFQVCGCMALEGADKAVDGVDILTQPSELLPFVRETGVDEIVVAIDDRRSRLPMDELLDCKVYGVDVVDLLTFYEREKAIIDLENLYPSWFIFSDGFAGGDFRAMQKRLVDILASLFLLAVSWPFMLAVAIAIMLESRFKGPILYRQTRVGELNENFEVMKFRSMRTDAEMNGARMASENDDRVTKVGAVIRKYRLDELPQIWNVLRGDMSFVGPRPERPQFVDQFAESIPYYRKRHRVKPGITGWAQLCYPYGANEYDAIQKLQYDLYYVKNYSLFLDLIIIIHTVEVILWGKGAR
- a CDS encoding pentapeptide repeat-containing protein → MLREATLREAALREAALREAALREAALREATLREATLREATLRETTLRTTAAFHLKTLPLSFATITICCIQQTKKTGLDMFLFTEMLRIVIVGLMIVVPAIVIYNRAGLNPWWAGLVFLPGIGLLLICLQLAFTPWPNQKLD